The following are from one region of the Eubacterium sp. MSJ-33 genome:
- a CDS encoding cell division protein FtsQ/DivIB translates to MKKHWIILFILVLIAGTLLYLSTWTVDKVQVEGCEVVNTQSVSDAMKAEAPLDNTLLLYMKNKLNKIGDIQFVSKMDLEITDKNTVTVTVYEKSIAGCVLYKGDYVYFDKDGIVLDASKKRVGSVPLIKGLSFTEWNIGKKLPSDDDKKFQTILTITQLVEKYGLEIDGIKFTAENEIVLQHGGITIELGEGEYLAVQMMNLGNILKNLEGMSGTLYMKDFDSENATASFSKK, encoded by the coding sequence TTGAAGAAACATTGGATTATATTATTCATACTTGTGTTGATAGCAGGAACACTTCTGTATCTGTCTACCTGGACCGTGGACAAGGTACAGGTGGAGGGCTGTGAAGTTGTAAATACACAGTCGGTCAGTGATGCGATGAAGGCAGAAGCTCCGCTTGACAATACATTGTTGTTATACATGAAGAATAAATTGAATAAGATCGGGGATATTCAGTTTGTAAGTAAAATGGATCTCGAGATTACAGATAAAAACACGGTTACCGTGACAGTGTACGAAAAATCCATAGCCGGCTGCGTATTATACAAAGGCGACTATGTGTATTTTGATAAAGATGGTATAGTATTGGACGCATCAAAAAAACGGGTTGGCAGTGTACCGCTCATCAAAGGTCTTAGCTTTACAGAGTGGAATATAGGGAAGAAACTGCCGAGCGATGATGATAAGAAATTCCAGACAATACTGACTATCACGCAGTTGGTGGAAAAATACGGCTTAGAGATTGACGGTATCAAGTTCACCGCTGAAAATGAAATTGTTCTCCAACATGGAGGCATCACAATCGAACTGGGAGAGGGGGAATATCTGGCGGTTCAGATGATGAATCTGGGCAACATACTGAAAAATCTGGAAGGTATGTCCGGAACATTGTATATGAAAGACTTTGATTCCGAAAATGCAACTGCGAGCTTTAGCAAAAAATAA
- the ftsZ gene encoding cell division protein FtsZ, translated as MLEIKSNDEKTPARILVIGVGGAGNNAVNRMIDENVEGVELIAINTDKQILSQNRATTKIQIGEKLTKGLGAGAKPEIGANAVEENREEITDIMKDANMVFVTCGMGGGTGTGAAPVVAEIARNLGILTVGVVTKPFSFEGKPRMNNAINGIAKLKENVDTLIVIPNDKLLQICDKRTSIPEALKKADEVLQQGVQGVTDLINKPGLINLDFADIQTVMRDKGVAHIGIGRASGDNKAVDAIKSAMDSPLLETTVSGASDIIVNFSGNIGIVEAYDAITYLTEVAGDGANIIFGTVDNDVMGEDVCITIIATGIEDNAATQPVMQNPAKPSAVKPTVAPVGKTPTYASQPITSVKPMGTATKPSFMSTPSVKPTVSADISSAAKPAPAKRETAGGGIKIPDFLKRG; from the coding sequence TTGCTTGAAATAAAATCGAATGACGAGAAAACCCCTGCAAGAATCCTTGTGATTGGTGTAGGTGGAGCTGGTAACAATGCAGTAAACAGAATGATTGATGAGAATGTGGAAGGTGTTGAGCTGATTGCAATCAACACAGACAAGCAGATCCTGTCACAGAATCGTGCAACAACAAAGATTCAGATTGGTGAGAAGCTGACAAAAGGACTCGGTGCAGGTGCAAAGCCTGAGATCGGAGCCAATGCAGTGGAGGAGAACAGAGAAGAGATTACCGATATCATGAAGGATGCCAATATGGTATTCGTTACATGCGGTATGGGTGGTGGTACCGGTACAGGTGCTGCTCCGGTTGTTGCAGAGATCGCAAGAAATCTTGGAATCCTGACAGTCGGTGTTGTAACAAAGCCATTCTCTTTCGAGGGTAAGCCTCGTATGAACAATGCCATCAATGGTATTGCAAAGTTAAAAGAAAACGTTGATACATTGATCGTTATTCCAAATGACAAGCTGTTACAGATCTGCGATAAGCGTACAAGTATTCCGGAAGCTTTGAAGAAAGCAGACGAGGTATTACAGCAGGGTGTACAGGGCGTAACGGATCTGATCAACAAGCCGGGTCTTATCAACCTTGACTTTGCAGATATTCAGACTGTTATGCGTGACAAGGGTGTCGCTCATATCGGTATCGGTCGTGCAAGTGGTGATAACAAGGCTGTAGATGCAATCAAGTCTGCTATGGACAGCCCATTGCTGGAGACAACAGTCAGTGGCGCAAGCGATATTATTGTAAACTTCTCAGGAAATATCGGTATCGTAGAAGCATACGATGCAATCACATACCTGACAGAGGTTGCCGGTGATGGCGCAAATATTATATTTGGTACTGTAGATAATGATGTGATGGGTGAAGATGTATGTATCACAATCATCGCAACAGGTATTGAGGACAATGCGGCAACACAGCCGGTTATGCAGAATCCTGCAAAGCCTTCTGCTGTAAAGCCGACGGTTGCACCGGTTGGTAAGACTCCTACATATGCGAGTCAGCCAATCACAAGTGTGAAGCCTATGGGAACGGCAACAAAGCCATCCTTTATGTCAACTCCATCAGTAAAGCCGACAGTAAGTGCTGATATTTCAAGTGCAGCAAAGCCGGCTCCTGCAAAGAGAGAGACAGCGGGCGGTGGGATTAAAATTCCGGATTTCCTCAAGCGTGGATAG
- a CDS encoding FHA domain-containing protein has translation MGDRDERTVLFDESMLQQYQKNTTDKSSLVIVDGNGIKEYDLTKFQDGSYTFGRSENNSIRLNSGIVSGNHGDIYLQQGRFYVRDNHSSNGSYIAYGTQFIQMTPEQYYGGDGRDMIIRLGTNHSMDGIDPVLFLYNGRQKDGRWKTYSLHDGDNSIGRAADCDIRIKNVAVSRYHAGIRKVQNQYYVFDNGSTNGVFVNGSRIVKPYCLSNKDIFTILNTTFIYDGDVLYYKVNPEGIALEIHDLNKDVPAKGGKKTILDKVSLSIQPNEFVAIIGGSGAGKTTLMTAMSGFDSKVTGQVYCNGTNLRENFQTLKNIIGFVPQQDIIYENITLKKMLYYTAKMKMPQDTSNAEIDERIEEVLGMVELSEHKDTYIRRLSGGQKKRASIAVELLANPGLFFLDEPTSGLDPGTEEHLMRTLSKLSKEQEKTIVMVTHTINNLDLCDKVIIMGYGGRLCYCGSPAGIKDFFRTDDLVKVYDIITADPKGWETKFRMSGINPVNVHASQEGGEPIKPRKVNGFAQLGILTRRYTTLIMNDMQRLALIFGQPLIIGLLLTLVAGTGIYEKFTETQSILFTLMSGGIWMGLLNTIQEVNKERVILKREYMGNLKLPIYMLSKYIVQGVISLIQAVILVVTFVLVKGTPSCKGVIISNATVEMIVLIFLTIYASAGMGLLLSSITKSADRAMAIAPFVLIIQLIFSGILFELTGATDKISYVTFSRWAMESIGSTCNLNELEPPGQEESDSVEEQFDDLVATCNDAIAEMQEAYDAQINELQDAVETYSALANNPQTFEEYTSEPQTIEAEYEAAETEENKMYVRSKARTARAWLILYGSTFLCAGISVLVLRKLKDEQR, from the coding sequence ATGGGAGACAGAGACGAGAGAACGGTATTGTTTGACGAATCAATGCTGCAGCAATACCAGAAAAATACAACAGATAAAAGCTCACTTGTAATAGTGGATGGAAATGGAATCAAAGAGTATGATCTTACGAAGTTTCAGGATGGTTCTTATACATTTGGAAGAAGCGAGAACAACAGTATTCGTTTAAATTCCGGCATTGTGTCCGGAAATCATGGAGACATCTATCTGCAGCAGGGCAGATTCTATGTGCGGGATAATCATAGCTCAAATGGTTCCTATATTGCATATGGTACGCAGTTCATACAGATGACACCGGAACAGTATTATGGTGGAGATGGCAGGGATATGATCATCCGCCTCGGAACGAATCACTCAATGGATGGGATTGATCCGGTTTTATTTCTGTACAATGGCAGACAGAAAGATGGACGTTGGAAGACGTATTCTCTGCATGATGGTGATAACAGTATTGGCCGTGCCGCAGATTGTGATATCCGTATAAAGAACGTTGCGGTTTCCAGATATCATGCAGGTATTCGTAAGGTTCAAAATCAATATTATGTATTTGATAACGGCTCAACAAATGGTGTATTTGTGAATGGCAGCCGGATTGTAAAGCCTTACTGTCTGTCTAATAAAGATATCTTTACAATATTGAATACCACATTTATTTATGATGGGGATGTTCTGTATTATAAGGTGAATCCGGAAGGTATTGCGCTGGAAATTCATGACCTGAACAAGGATGTTCCGGCAAAGGGCGGTAAAAAGACGATACTTGATAAGGTCAGTCTGAGTATACAGCCGAATGAATTTGTCGCAATTATCGGTGGATCCGGTGCCGGAAAGACAACACTTATGACGGCAATGAGTGGATTTGATTCGAAGGTCACCGGACAGGTATATTGCAATGGAACGAATTTGCGGGAGAATTTCCAGACACTCAAAAATATCATAGGATTTGTGCCACAGCAGGATATCATTTATGAGAATATCACGCTGAAGAAGATGCTTTACTATACAGCGAAGATGAAGATGCCGCAGGATACAAGCAATGCAGAAATCGATGAACGGATTGAAGAAGTGCTTGGGATGGTGGAGCTGTCTGAACACAAGGATACTTATATCCGCCGTTTGTCCGGAGGTCAGAAAAAACGTGCGAGTATTGCAGTAGAACTTCTGGCAAACCCGGGACTTTTCTTCCTGGACGAGCCAACATCCGGACTTGATCCGGGAACAGAAGAACATTTGATGCGGACGCTTTCCAAGCTTTCCAAGGAACAGGAGAAGACAATCGTTATGGTTACCCATACGATCAATAATCTTGACCTGTGTGATAAAGTCATCATTATGGGATATGGTGGAAGACTTTGCTATTGTGGCAGTCCGGCGGGAATTAAAGATTTCTTCCGGACGGATGATCTGGTAAAGGTCTATGATATTATTACGGCAGATCCAAAGGGCTGGGAAACAAAATTCAGAATGTCTGGTATCAATCCGGTGAATGTACATGCTTCGCAGGAAGGTGGAGAGCCAATCAAACCGAGAAAGGTGAATGGATTTGCACAGCTTGGAATTCTGACTCGCCGATATACAACCCTGATCATGAATGATATGCAGAGACTGGCACTTATTTTTGGACAGCCGCTCATTATCGGATTGCTTTTGACTTTGGTTGCGGGTACCGGCATCTATGAGAAATTCACAGAGACACAGTCGATTCTTTTCACTTTGATGAGTGGAGGTATCTGGATGGGGCTTCTGAATACAATTCAGGAGGTCAATAAAGAACGTGTTATTCTGAAACGAGAGTATATGGGAAATCTGAAACTGCCGATATATATGCTTTCCAAGTATATTGTGCAGGGCGTGATCTCTCTGATTCAGGCTGTGATACTGGTTGTAACATTTGTACTGGTAAAGGGAACACCAAGCTGCAAGGGTGTAATTATATCTAATGCGACAGTAGAGATGATTGTGCTTATTTTCCTCACAATCTATGCATCGGCAGGCATGGGTTTGCTGCTTTCGTCGATTACGAAGAGTGCAGACCGTGCGATGGCGATTGCTCCATTTGTGCTTATCATCCAGCTTATATTCTCGGGTATATTGTTTGAATTGACAGGTGCAACGGACAAGATTTCCTACGTGACATTCTCACGCTGGGCGATGGAATCCATTGGAAGCACTTGCAATCTGAACGAATTAGAGCCACCCGGACAGGAAGAGAGTGACAGCGTGGAAGAACAGTTTGACGATCTTGTAGCTACCTGTAATGATGCGATTGCAGAGATGCAGGAAGCTTATGATGCACAGATCAATGAATTACAGGATGCGGTTGAGACATATTCCGCATTAGCGAATAATCCGCAGACATTCGAAGAGTATACATCAGAGCCACAGACAATCGAGGCAGAATATGAAGCTGCTGAGACAGAAGAAAACAAGATGTATGTTCGCTCGAAGGCAAGAACTGCCCGTGCATGGCTGATTCTGTATGGTTCAACATTTCTGTGCGCAGGAATCAGTGTGTTAGTGTTACGAAAATTGAAAGATGAACAGAGATAA
- a CDS encoding lytic transglycosylase domain-containing protein: MVFIEGVGYVNDSSAVAVPNRTQAVSETTTKFDGMLRTETDKLNQASITTNLDSIFKEAADKYGVSERLLKAIAYTESGFQSNITSSSGAMGIMQLMPSTASAYGVSDPYDAYQNIMGGAAVLKDLLNMFQGNQSLAIAGYNAGCGNVKKYGGIPPYTETQNYVAKVTSLMQTGVSVPANTVTVTPSANTAFNTQTATGGNFNTTNETTVSAETAKKNAEIVAEIKEIISAISTLTANQSTYSNTYLQSGLSALNGTSASDFSAGSLLSSYGNPISTILSSLQNVDTTDTDSLQKVLSYAEYQLLTSHYANMVDIISVLGSTSLSSDSDSDDSLSHLFELATQQNMRKVINVMGNSTSLL, from the coding sequence ATGGTATTTATCGAAGGTGTTGGTTATGTGAACGACAGCAGTGCCGTTGCAGTTCCGAATCGTACCCAGGCAGTATCGGAAACAACAACGAAATTTGATGGTATGCTTCGCACAGAGACGGATAAATTGAATCAGGCATCCATCACAACAAACCTTGATTCCATTTTCAAAGAAGCCGCAGATAAATATGGCGTGTCTGAACGTCTCTTAAAAGCAATTGCCTATACAGAGTCCGGTTTTCAATCAAACATTACCTCCTCTTCGGGTGCAATGGGAATCATGCAGCTCATGCCAAGCACAGCAAGCGCATATGGGGTATCTGATCCTTACGATGCCTACCAGAATATCATGGGAGGCGCAGCCGTCTTAAAGGATCTTCTGAATATGTTTCAAGGAAACCAGTCGCTTGCGATTGCAGGCTATAATGCCGGATGTGGCAATGTAAAAAAATATGGCGGCATACCACCATATACAGAAACACAGAACTATGTTGCTAAGGTGACGAGTCTGATGCAGACCGGTGTATCAGTTCCGGCAAACACAGTCACCGTAACTCCTTCCGCAAATACCGCTTTCAATACCCAAACGGCAACAGGCGGAAATTTCAATACAACTAACGAAACCACGGTTTCCGCAGAAACAGCGAAAAAAAATGCGGAAATCGTCGCAGAGATTAAAGAGATCATCTCTGCCATTTCCACACTTACGGCAAATCAAAGCACATATTCAAATACATATTTACAGAGCGGACTTTCTGCATTAAACGGAACATCCGCTTCCGATTTCAGTGCAGGCAGTCTGCTTTCCTCCTATGGGAATCCGATTTCTACGATTCTGTCATCCTTGCAGAATGTAGATACAACGGACACTGACAGCCTGCAAAAGGTATTATCCTATGCAGAATACCAGTTACTCACCAGTCACTATGCGAACATGGTTGATATCATCTCCGTCCTCGGCAGCACAAGCTTAAGCTCTGACAGTGATTCGGACGACTCCCTGTCGCATCTATTCGAACTTGCGACACAGCAAAATATGCGTAAAGTCATAAACGTCATGGGGAATTCTACTTCCCTTCTATAA
- a CDS encoding NAD(P)H-hydrate dehydratase, whose protein sequence is MRYIATGQEVFRIDEFTTNVIGIPQLVLMERAALRIAEHVKERFPAGAHVLIVVESGNNGGDGIAAGRILMMEGYDVEIYWVDGLKSASTGFDAQYAIAKKLNMKFVDELVNAGYDVIIDGIFGVGLSRAVMGKQAEVIKALNDMDGYKLAIDVPSGIDATTGFLLGTAFHADATVTFGLMKLGLLMGMGYEYAGEVSVVDIGFPKQAIDFVEPRLYTYDAKDAEELLPHRKRDSHKGTYGKVGIIAGSKNMAGAALFSAEAAYRMGCGLVRVCTVEENREIIQSRLPEALLTTYREDDIDTMRSAMKMVMGWADVLVLGPGLGTGEAAQYLVDKVLRSFDGTVVLDADGINVLSEHMDLFETMHSKLILTPHLMEMSRLTNQSVTDIKANKYDLAREFAKRHNVVVALKDARTVVSDGGLQAYINITGTNGMATGGSGDVLTGIIAGLLAQGMDRFEATKLGVCMHGMAGQAAAEEKGQYSMIAGDIVRSIEQILAKEAAE, encoded by the coding sequence ATGAGATACATTGCAACTGGACAGGAAGTGTTCAGAATTGATGAATTTACAACCAATGTAATAGGAATTCCACAGCTCGTACTGATGGAGCGTGCGGCACTCCGGATCGCGGAGCATGTCAAGGAACGGTTCCCGGCAGGTGCGCATGTCCTGATCGTAGTTGAGAGCGGAAATAATGGTGGAGATGGAATCGCAGCCGGAAGAATCCTCATGATGGAAGGATATGATGTCGAGATCTACTGGGTAGACGGATTGAAGTCAGCCAGTACCGGTTTTGATGCACAGTATGCGATTGCCAAGAAGCTGAATATGAAGTTTGTGGATGAGCTTGTGAATGCCGGATATGATGTGATTATCGACGGCATCTTCGGTGTAGGTCTGTCACGTGCCGTGATGGGTAAGCAGGCAGAAGTGATCAAGGCATTAAATGATATGGATGGTTATAAGTTAGCCATTGATGTACCATCTGGAATCGATGCGACAACCGGGTTCCTGCTCGGTACGGCGTTTCATGCGGATGCGACTGTGACATTTGGCCTGATGAAGCTCGGACTTCTCATGGGTATGGGATATGAGTACGCAGGAGAAGTATCTGTGGTGGATATCGGGTTCCCGAAGCAGGCGATTGATTTTGTAGAGCCGCGGTTATACACCTATGATGCAAAGGATGCAGAAGAACTGCTTCCACATAGAAAAAGGGATTCCCACAAAGGAACCTACGGTAAGGTCGGAATCATCGCGGGCAGCAAGAATATGGCAGGTGCGGCACTGTTTTCCGCAGAGGCTGCTTACCGTATGGGCTGTGGACTGGTGCGCGTGTGCACCGTAGAGGAAAATCGCGAGATTATCCAGTCGAGACTTCCGGAGGCATTGCTTACGACATACAGAGAAGATGATATCGACACGATGCGCAGTGCGATGAAGATGGTCATGGGCTGGGCAGATGTGCTTGTGTTAGGTCCGGGACTTGGAACCGGGGAGGCGGCACAGTATCTGGTTGACAAGGTACTTCGAAGCTTCGATGGTACAGTTGTTTTAGATGCCGATGGTATCAATGTGTTATCCGAGCATATGGATTTGTTTGAGACGATGCATTCGAAGCTGATCCTGACACCTCATCTGATGGAGATGTCAAGACTTACGAATCAGTCAGTGACAGATATCAAGGCGAACAAATACGATCTTGCAAGAGAGTTTGCCAAGCGCCATAATGTGGTCGTTGCATTAAAAGATGCGCGTACGGTGGTGTCCGATGGTGGGCTTCAGGCATATATTAATATAACAGGTACGAACGGCATGGCAACAGGCGGATCCGGTGATGTGTTAACCGGAATAATCGCAGGTCTTCTGGCACAGGGAATGGATCGGTTTGAAGCGACAAAACTTGGTGTCTGCATGCATGGGATGGCAGGGCAGGCTGCCGCAGAAGAAAAGGGACAGTACAGCATGATTGCCGGAGATATTGTACGAAGCATCGAGCAGATTTTAGCGAAGGAAGCAGCAGAGTAA
- a CDS encoding type II toxin-antitoxin system PemK/MazF family toxin — translation MIIRRGDIYYADLRPVVGSEQGGVRPVLIIQNEAGNKYSSTVIIAAITSQMHKAKLPTHVELDSRYCDIAKDSVILLEQVRTIDKQRLKEKVCHLDNTIIRRVNEALRISLEL, via the coding sequence TTGATTATCAGACGTGGAGATATTTATTATGCAGACCTGCGCCCGGTCGTAGGATCTGAACAGGGTGGTGTCCGCCCGGTACTTATTATTCAAAATGAAGCGGGAAACAAATACAGTTCCACTGTGATTATTGCGGCAATCACGTCGCAGATGCACAAGGCAAAGCTTCCAACGCATGTAGAACTTGATTCCAGGTATTGCGATATTGCCAAGGATTCTGTTATACTGTTAGAACAGGTGCGCACGATTGACAAACAGAGACTGAAAGAAAAAGTCTGTCATCTGGACAATACGATTATTCGCCGCGTGAATGAGGCGTTGCGTATCAGCTTAGAATTATAA
- a CDS encoding hemolysin family protein, producing the protein MSQSGPSGFRKFFSKKVDEDKVEEEILSMVEEGHEQGLIEEGEMELINNIFEFGDKEAKDIMTPRQKIVAVENTQTVEQALQLAVENSFSRYPVYEEDLDNIIGLVHIKDLIAVYMKDPKSPIAGIVDKAIVTHPTKDVSELLQRMQREKIHMAVVVDEYGQTEGIVTMEDILEEIVGNILDEHDEEQPEEIQKKSEDEYLVDGGATLEDLEDLLGIEFPDEDFETVNGFLLYEHGRLPEEGESFKIEYQGYEFIPVKIEDNRIITVKITKLKEEE; encoded by the coding sequence ATGTCACAGAGTGGCCCCAGTGGTTTTCGGAAGTTTTTTTCGAAGAAGGTGGACGAAGACAAAGTAGAAGAAGAGATTCTTTCCATGGTTGAGGAAGGACATGAACAAGGCTTGATCGAAGAAGGCGAGATGGAGCTTATTAACAATATCTTTGAATTCGGAGATAAAGAAGCGAAGGATATCATGACACCGCGGCAGAAGATTGTTGCCGTAGAGAACACCCAGACGGTGGAGCAGGCGTTGCAGCTTGCAGTCGAAAATAGTTTTTCAAGATATCCGGTTTATGAGGAGGATTTGGATAATATCATCGGACTTGTACATATCAAAGATCTGATCGCGGTGTATATGAAAGATCCAAAATCACCGATTGCGGGAATTGTTGATAAGGCAATTGTCACACATCCGACGAAGGATGTGTCAGAGCTTTTACAGCGGATGCAACGTGAGAAGATTCATATGGCAGTCGTGGTGGACGAATACGGTCAGACTGAGGGTATTGTCACGATGGAGGACATCTTAGAAGAGATTGTCGGAAATATATTGGATGAACACGATGAGGAACAGCCGGAGGAGATTCAGAAAAAGTCCGAGGACGAATATCTGGTCGATGGCGGAGCAACGTTAGAAGATCTGGAGGATCTGCTTGGAATCGAATTTCCCGATGAGGATTTCGAGACGGTAAATGGATTTTTGCTCTATGAGCATGGACGGTTGCCGGAAGAGGGTGAATCCTTTAAGATAGAATATCAGGGATATGAATTTATCCCGGTAAAAATAGAAGATAACAGGATTATCACTGTTAAAATTACGAAACTAAAGGAAGAGGAGTAA
- a CDS encoding YebC/PmpR family DNA-binding transcriptional regulator, which translates to MSGHSKFANIKHKKEKNDAAKGKVFTIIGREIAVAVKEGGPDPANNSKLRDVIAKAKANNMPNDTIDRGIKKAAGDANSVNYVTITYEGYGPSGTAIIVNALTDNKNRTASNVRNAFTKGGGNVGTTGCVSYMFDEKGQIIIAKEDCDMDADDLMMIALDAGAEDFNEEEDSFEILTSPEEFTAVREALEKENIPMAEADVTMIPQNYVELTSEDDIKKMNRILDMLEMDDDVQDVYHNWDE; encoded by the coding sequence ATGTCAGGACATTCAAAATTTGCGAACATTAAGCACAAGAAAGAGAAAAACGACGCTGCAAAAGGAAAAGTATTTACGATTATTGGTCGTGAGATCGCAGTTGCCGTAAAGGAAGGTGGACCGGATCCGGCGAACAATAGCAAGTTGCGTGATGTCATTGCAAAGGCAAAAGCAAATAATATGCCAAACGACACGATCGATCGCGGTATCAAGAAGGCAGCCGGTGATGCAAATTCCGTAAACTATGTAACGATTACATATGAAGGCTATGGTCCAAGCGGAACTGCAATTATCGTAAATGCGCTTACAGATAACAAGAACCGTACAGCATCCAATGTAAGAAATGCATTCACAAAGGGTGGCGGAAATGTCGGAACCACAGGTTGTGTATCTTATATGTTTGATGAGAAGGGACAGATTATCATCGCGAAAGAGGACTGCGATATGGACGCAGATGATCTGATGATGATCGCACTTGATGCAGGTGCAGAAGACTTCAATGAGGAAGAAGACAGCTTTGAGATTTTAACTTCTCCGGAAGAGTTCACTGCTGTACGTGAAGCCCTTGAGAAAGAGAATATCCCGATGGCTGAGGCAGACGTTACAATGATTCCGCAGAACTACGTAGAGCTTACATCTGAGGATGACATCAAGAAGATGAACCGCATCCTTGATATGCTTGAAATGGATGACGACGTCCAGGACGTGTACCACAACTGGGATGAGTAA
- a CDS encoding tyrosine-type recombinase/integrase has product MILQDVLKEFLFDCRLRKLSDRTLKGYRNNNLALFRYLKSEYQVTMLEDVLYQMIQSYIELLMNKGLKETYINGLIKCFRAFFSYCVDETYIPKNPMDKVKFQKQPITLIHTFSDREVGDMVTYYSGSRYLDVRNKLIMILLFDTGIRNSELCGLKMSDIQGTHINIIGKGNKQRFVPITPMINKYLIKYLRVREQYIKDKFRYETEYLLLSQKGRKLTIETIERLVLDAGTGVGVHNGVRISPHTCRHFYAQAQLRNGCDLYTLSKLLGHSNINITKIYLQSMDDENFLNMAIRTSPLENL; this is encoded by the coding sequence ATGATTTTACAGGATGTTTTGAAGGAGTTTTTATTTGATTGCCGCTTGCGGAAGTTGAGCGATCGGACATTAAAAGGATATCGGAATAATAATCTGGCTTTGTTCCGGTATCTGAAATCGGAGTATCAAGTGACAATGTTGGAGGATGTTTTGTATCAGATGATTCAGAGTTATATTGAATTGTTGATGAATAAGGGATTGAAGGAAACATACATCAATGGATTGATAAAATGTTTCCGTGCTTTTTTCAGTTATTGTGTAGATGAAACATATATACCTAAAAATCCTATGGATAAAGTAAAGTTTCAAAAGCAGCCAATCACATTGATACATACATTCTCAGACAGAGAAGTGGGAGATATGGTGACGTATTATTCTGGAAGTCGATATTTGGATGTACGGAATAAATTGATTATGATATTGCTTTTTGACACCGGTATTCGTAATTCAGAACTGTGTGGATTGAAAATGAGCGATATTCAAGGAACACATATCAATATTATTGGAAAAGGTAATAAACAACGCTTTGTGCCGATCACACCAATGATTAACAAATATCTGATAAAATATCTTAGAGTGCGGGAACAGTATATAAAAGATAAATTTCGATATGAAACGGAATATTTGCTGCTTTCCCAGAAGGGCAGGAAATTAACTATTGAAACAATAGAAAGATTAGTATTGGATGCGGGAACCGGCGTAGGGGTTCATAACGGTGTCAGAATCAGTCCGCATACATGTAGACATTTTTATGCACAGGCACAGCTTAGAAACGGATGTGATCTATATACGTTATCGAAGCTGCTGGGGCATAGCAATATCAATATAACAAAGATTTATCTACAATCAATGGATGATGAAAATTTCCTCAATATGGCGATTCGTACAAGTCCGTTAGAAAATTTATGA
- a CDS encoding helix-turn-helix domain-containing protein, giving the protein MIRYDRLWETMKEKGVSQYALIKKYGISPAQITRLKRNESVSTHTIDMFCEILHCNVEDIMQFLPSSDINKSDT; this is encoded by the coding sequence ATGATTCGTTATGATCGATTATGGGAAACCATGAAAGAAAAGGGCGTTTCTCAATATGCTCTTATAAAAAAATATGGGATAAGTCCTGCACAGATCACAAGACTAAAAAGAAATGAAAGTGTTAGCACACATACGATTGATATGTTCTGTGAAATATTACATTGCAACGTGGAGGATATTATGCAATTTCTTCCTTCCTCTGATATAAATAAATCAGACACTTAA